In Flammeovirgaceae bacterium 311, one DNA window encodes the following:
- a CDS encoding hypothetical protein (COG0457 FOG: TPR repeat) has translation MSNRRRSFGKKKELAQKQQLVGRKEQIELFRQNLHAGPNSDSFQNIINVYGQGGVGKTTLINHFKKVAEFAAAYPVVLDMEDVQLYQVPAVMAKIADALESQNFSFKKFSKLYKEYLQKRSELDADITRTSSLVENITNKGIKLGFHAAAEFVPGGGLVKEFIPVDTIADKTGKLADTAWRKFGNIEDVELALYPLKKLTPIWLDELYECYNCQNIVLMFDTYEAANPKLDEWFVDLLNSEYGDVPENILLVFSGREKLDTILWNENLEFMTFISLKPFTPAEAKEFLSNKGITDEHIINSIISVSGCLPIYLALLVEENPDQIDHVARPTEKVVERFLRYINNPVQRKLARLAALPRKLNVDVIKRLITPEEYREGLFDWLKSRPFVQNRGGNWIYHPIVRHQMLVHNKEESIEIWEDRHYKLAAYNQELAQRIQHAEDKKNFQDGEWRTLMLEHWYHRLCANYKRELPGFLQFFIKSAKFRVAYAELVTYGEIVDQAGELAGDPAWGELLKHGINAVLADEADYGLEMFTCMLTAGVEEPEYIAYIHNAIGVAYSSMKDDKRATDHYKKALAVFPNYPRVWRNLAYDYKLEKNFDLCISHYSKAVEIDPTDIDSLHDLASAYETFQHYDEAIEIIKKVLEILPDRTITWNNLGNIYSEKLEYDEAIRCYKKAIEIQPDYYIAWFNSGNLYYRTEKYDEAIQNLKKSIEIQPDYPPALYNLAISYYKKEEYDEAIRYNEKAIEVQADYHLAWFNLGVNYSKLDKLNEAIECFKKVTEIQTDYAMAWRRLGDAYDKQQAYDEAILCYKKEVEIQPDNHFAWYNQGVSYYRKQEHVKAVECFKKATEIKPDYNYAWNYIGVIYYEIKNYEEAIKCFEKSIDIQPDYYVVWYTLGLVYNEKKANDEAIRCFEKAIEFQPHYYFPWKNLGNIYYNDKTYEEAIRCYSKALEIQADDHLVWYNLGDSYKKEQEYDEAIRCYKKAIEIKSEYLLAWYNMGVIHENKNDFDEALNCMLKCIEIQPENHNVWYDLGVINFKKKANDEAIRCFKRATEIQPDYRAAWSYMGVIYHAQKELDKAIQSFHKLIEIQPDLYAAWHHMGSVYIEKQDFDEAILCYEKAIEIQPDYHPAWYILGEIYGWKKEYDKAKRCLEKVTEIQPDHYNAWYKLGRLFYRQQEYKKAIWCVEKAIKIQPDFPSAWGSLGWYYLTAHRFAEAENTLLNYWETKSGEVTYNVPMNIGHTYLLQGKTDKAMDWYKKSISLCGKNTEPFFKGMEADYEDLRIASLGIEKSRYKLLLAELYN, from the coding sequence ATGTCTAACCGGCGCAGGTCATTTGGAAAGAAGAAAGAGTTAGCCCAGAAGCAGCAATTAGTAGGCAGAAAGGAGCAAATAGAGTTATTCCGTCAAAACCTTCATGCAGGACCAAACAGCGATAGTTTTCAGAACATCATCAACGTATATGGCCAGGGAGGGGTTGGCAAAACCACGCTCATCAATCACTTTAAAAAAGTTGCAGAGTTTGCAGCTGCATATCCGGTGGTGTTGGATATGGAAGATGTACAGCTCTACCAGGTTCCTGCGGTGATGGCAAAAATTGCAGATGCTCTTGAATCGCAAAACTTTAGCTTTAAAAAATTCAGTAAACTCTATAAAGAGTATTTACAAAAGAGAAGCGAACTGGATGCTGATATTACCCGCACCAGCAGCCTTGTTGAAAATATAACGAATAAAGGCATTAAACTTGGATTTCATGCTGCTGCAGAATTTGTACCCGGTGGCGGGCTGGTAAAAGAATTTATTCCTGTAGATACTATTGCAGATAAAACAGGAAAATTAGCAGACACTGCCTGGCGTAAATTTGGAAATATTGAAGATGTGGAGCTGGCACTTTACCCCCTGAAAAAGCTCACGCCTATCTGGTTAGATGAGCTATATGAATGCTACAATTGCCAGAACATCGTGCTCATGTTCGATACCTACGAAGCGGCCAATCCAAAACTGGATGAGTGGTTCGTTGACCTGCTGAACAGCGAGTATGGAGATGTTCCCGAAAACATACTGCTGGTCTTCAGCGGAAGAGAAAAATTAGACACAATTCTCTGGAATGAGAATTTGGAGTTCATGACCTTCATATCCCTTAAACCTTTCACCCCTGCAGAAGCTAAAGAGTTTTTATCGAATAAAGGAATTACAGATGAACATATTATTAACTCCATTATATCTGTTTCAGGCTGTCTTCCTATTTACCTTGCGCTGTTAGTAGAGGAGAATCCGGATCAGATCGATCATGTTGCCCGCCCTACTGAAAAGGTTGTGGAACGTTTTCTGAGATACATTAATAATCCGGTACAAAGGAAGCTTGCCCGTTTAGCGGCGCTTCCCCGGAAATTAAATGTTGATGTAATCAAAAGACTCATAACCCCTGAAGAGTATAGGGAGGGCCTGTTTGACTGGCTAAAATCCCGGCCTTTTGTTCAAAACAGAGGAGGTAATTGGATCTACCATCCTATTGTTCGCCATCAAATGCTGGTACATAATAAAGAGGAATCCATAGAGATATGGGAAGACCGGCATTATAAACTCGCGGCTTATAACCAGGAACTGGCGCAACGTATTCAACATGCAGAGGATAAAAAAAACTTTCAAGATGGGGAATGGAGAACACTCATGCTTGAGCATTGGTACCATCGGCTATGCGCTAATTATAAGAGAGAATTACCCGGATTTTTGCAGTTTTTTATCAAGTCAGCCAAGTTTCGGGTTGCCTATGCTGAATTAGTAACATACGGAGAGATAGTGGACCAGGCGGGGGAATTAGCAGGAGATCCGGCCTGGGGTGAATTGTTGAAGCATGGCATAAATGCTGTGTTAGCAGATGAGGCAGATTATGGTTTAGAGATGTTTACCTGTATGCTAACAGCAGGGGTAGAAGAACCTGAGTACATCGCCTACATCCATAATGCAATTGGAGTGGCCTACTCCAGTATGAAAGACGATAAAAGAGCTACGGATCATTATAAGAAAGCATTAGCAGTATTTCCCAACTATCCCAGGGTTTGGAGAAATTTGGCGTATGACTATAAGCTGGAGAAAAATTTTGATCTCTGCATCAGTCACTATTCAAAAGCTGTTGAGATTGATCCAACTGATATTGATTCTCTACATGATTTAGCTTCTGCTTATGAAACTTTCCAGCACTACGATGAAGCGATTGAGATTATAAAAAAGGTCCTTGAAATTCTGCCAGATCGCACCATTACATGGAATAATCTAGGCAATATCTATAGTGAAAAGCTTGAGTATGATGAAGCTATCCGGTGCTATAAAAAAGCCATAGAAATTCAACCCGATTATTATATTGCATGGTTCAATTCAGGCAATTTGTACTACAGAACAGAGAAGTACGATGAAGCAATCCAAAACCTGAAAAAATCAATTGAGATACAGCCGGATTATCCCCCTGCCCTCTATAATCTTGCTATTTCCTATTATAAGAAGGAAGAGTATGATGAAGCTATCCGATATAATGAAAAAGCCATTGAGGTACAAGCTGACTATCACCTTGCCTGGTTTAATCTAGGGGTAAATTACAGTAAATTAGATAAGCTTAATGAAGCCATTGAATGCTTTAAAAAGGTCACTGAAATTCAGACGGATTATGCTATGGCATGGAGGAGGCTTGGTGACGCCTACGATAAACAACAGGCCTATGATGAAGCTATCCTGTGCTATAAAAAGGAAGTTGAAATCCAGCCTGATAACCACTTTGCCTGGTATAACCAAGGGGTCAGCTACTATAGAAAACAAGAACATGTGAAAGCTGTGGAGTGCTTTAAAAAAGCAACTGAAATTAAGCCGGATTATAACTATGCCTGGAATTATATAGGAGTAATCTATTATGAAATAAAAAACTATGAGGAAGCAATCAAGTGCTTTGAGAAAAGCATTGATATACAACCTGATTATTATGTGGTATGGTACACTCTAGGTTTAGTCTATAATGAAAAGAAAGCCAATGATGAGGCCATCCGGTGTTTTGAGAAAGCAATTGAATTTCAACCGCATTATTATTTTCCATGGAAGAACCTAGGGAATATCTATTATAATGATAAAACCTATGAAGAAGCCATCCGGTGTTATAGTAAGGCTCTTGAAATTCAAGCTGATGACCATCTAGTTTGGTATAACCTCGGGGATTCCTATAAAAAGGAGCAGGAATATGATGAAGCAATACGGTGCTACAAAAAAGCCATAGAAATCAAATCTGAATATCTATTGGCTTGGTACAATATGGGGGTTATTCACGAGAACAAAAATGATTTTGATGAAGCTCTTAACTGTATGCTAAAATGTATTGAAATTCAGCCAGAAAATCATAACGTTTGGTATGATCTGGGAGTAATCAACTTCAAAAAGAAAGCCAATGATGAGGCCATCCGGTGCTTTAAAAGAGCAACTGAAATTCAACCTGATTATCGTGCGGCATGGAGCTACATGGGAGTAATCTATCATGCACAAAAAGAGCTTGATAAAGCCATTCAAAGCTTTCACAAATTAATTGAGATTCAACCTGATCTTTATGCTGCATGGCATCATATGGGATCCGTTTATATTGAAAAACAGGATTTCGATGAAGCTATACTTTGTTATGAAAAAGCCATTGAGATACAACCTGACTATCATCCTGCCTGGTATATCCTGGGGGAGATCTATGGTTGGAAGAAAGAGTATGATAAGGCGAAGCGATGCCTGGAAAAAGTCACCGAAATTCAACCTGATCATTATAACGCCTGGTATAAATTAGGTAGATTATTTTATAGGCAGCAGGAATATAAAAAAGCAATCTGGTGTGTTGAAAAAGCAATAAAGATTCAACCTGATTTTCCATCAGCCTGGGGCTCTTTAGGCTGGTATTATCTTACCGCCCATCGTTTTGCTGAGGCTGAAAATACATTGTTGAATTATTGGGAAACTAAAAGTGGTGAAGTAACCTACAATGTACCCATGAATATTGGTCATACTTACCTGCTACAAGGTAAAACTGATAAAGCAATGGACTGGTATAAAAAATCAATCAGTCTCTGTGGTAAAAATACTGAGCCCTTTTTCAAAGGAATGGAAGCCGATTATGAAGACTTACGCATCGCTTCTCTAGGAATAGAGAAAAGCCGATACAAACTTTTATTAGCAGAACTCTACAACTAG
- a CDS encoding G-D-S-L family lipolytic protein (COG2755 Lysophospholipase L1 and related esterases), which translates to MRFFLNILFISFCISLFAACNSKPEQSTRSSETKAEQGSEVATANPEEEEEEKVIMFFGNSLTAGYGLDDPSNAFPGLIQKKLDSLGYNYKVVNAGLSGETTSGGLRRIDWVLERQKVDIFVLELGANDGLRGQDQDQIRSNLEEMIDKVRKAYPDARIILAGMMVPPSLGQAYSSNFQKIFPEVAEKKDAELIPFLLQDVAGERALNQGDGIHPTAEGQKILARNVWEVLEDVIEEQRRG; encoded by the coding sequence ATGAGATTTTTTTTAAATATTCTTTTTATAAGTTTCTGTATAAGCCTCTTTGCAGCCTGTAATTCAAAGCCTGAACAAAGTACCCGCTCATCCGAGACAAAGGCGGAGCAGGGGAGCGAGGTGGCTACGGCCAACCCTGAAGAAGAGGAGGAGGAAAAGGTTATCATGTTCTTTGGCAACAGTCTTACGGCTGGCTATGGACTGGACGATCCCTCAAATGCTTTTCCGGGGCTTATTCAGAAAAAGCTGGATTCACTGGGCTATAATTACAAAGTGGTAAATGCTGGATTGAGTGGCGAAACCACTTCTGGAGGACTGCGAAGGATTGATTGGGTACTGGAAAGGCAAAAGGTCGATATATTTGTGCTGGAGCTGGGGGCCAATGATGGGCTAAGGGGGCAGGATCAGGACCAGATCAGAAGTAACCTGGAGGAAATGATCGATAAAGTAAGAAAAGCCTATCCCGATGCCAGGATCATTCTGGCGGGCATGATGGTACCCCCAAGCTTAGGTCAGGCCTATAGCAGCAATTTTCAGAAAATATTTCCGGAAGTAGCAGAAAAGAAAGATGCTGAACTGATTCCTTTTTTGCTGCAGGATGTTGCCGGTGAGCGTGCGCTGAACCAGGGAGACGGCATCCACCCCACTGCAGAAGGGCAAAAGATCCTTGCCAGAAACGTATGGGAAGTACTGGAAGACGTTATTGAAGAACAGCGGAGAGGTTAG
- a CDS encoding nicotinate phosphoribosyltransferase (COG1488 Nicotinic acid phosphoribosyltransferase), which produces MPQHTTPRLPSLLDNDFYKFTMQHGVVKLFPRAKARYQFINRGRHRFPAGFGDALRKAVDAMQELSLSLEEKSWLAATCPYLDPTYLDFLQGFCYDPGEVTIVQEGEDLQVTVEGYWYRTILWEVPLMALISELYYPQHLLERVGNEEVTRITRDKIEKYAALEVKIAEFGTRRRHSYEVHRLVVEALKQYGGNTFVGSSNVHLARINGVKPIGTHAHEWFMFHAAGYGFKMANVLGLQHWVDVYRGDLGIALSDTYTTDVFLQQFDKMFSKLFDGVRHDSSDPVAFAEQTISHYQRLGIDPLSKTIIFSDALQYDKVARIAAYCRGKIGFSFGIGTNLTNDVGLQAMNMVIKMTETQPEGEQWIPVVKLSDERGKYTGQPEMIDLAKKLLQIE; this is translated from the coding sequence ATGCCACAGCACACAACACCCCGCCTGCCTTCATTGCTCGATAATGATTTTTACAAATTTACCATGCAGCATGGGGTGGTAAAGCTATTTCCCCGTGCAAAGGCGCGCTACCAGTTCATTAACAGGGGCAGGCACCGCTTTCCGGCTGGTTTTGGCGATGCGCTGCGCAAAGCAGTAGATGCCATGCAGGAGCTAAGCCTTAGCCTGGAAGAAAAAAGCTGGCTGGCAGCCACCTGTCCGTACCTGGACCCTACCTATCTTGACTTTCTGCAGGGTTTCTGTTACGATCCGGGAGAGGTTACCATTGTACAGGAGGGGGAGGATCTGCAGGTAACGGTAGAAGGGTACTGGTACAGAACCATTTTATGGGAGGTTCCCCTGATGGCCCTCATCTCTGAACTGTACTATCCACAGCACCTGCTGGAGCGGGTGGGTAACGAAGAGGTTACCCGCATCACCAGGGATAAGATTGAAAAATATGCGGCACTGGAGGTAAAGATAGCTGAGTTTGGCACCCGGCGCAGGCATTCTTATGAAGTGCATCGGCTGGTGGTAGAGGCGCTAAAGCAGTATGGTGGCAATACGTTTGTAGGCTCCAGTAATGTGCACCTGGCACGCATCAATGGTGTGAAACCCATTGGCACCCATGCCCACGAGTGGTTCATGTTTCATGCAGCAGGCTATGGTTTCAAAATGGCCAATGTGCTGGGGCTGCAGCATTGGGTTGATGTGTACCGCGGAGATTTGGGCATTGCCCTCTCAGATACCTATACCACCGATGTGTTTCTGCAGCAGTTTGATAAAATGTTCTCCAAACTGTTTGATGGCGTGCGCCATGACAGCAGCGATCCGGTGGCATTTGCAGAGCAGACGATCAGCCATTACCAGCGCCTGGGCATCGACCCGTTATCAAAAACCATTATCTTTTCCGATGCGCTTCAGTATGATAAAGTGGCCCGTATTGCAGCATACTGCCGGGGTAAAATAGGCTTTTCGTTTGGTATTGGTACTAACCTGACCAATGATGTAGGGCTCCAGGCCATGAATATGGTTATCAAAATGACAGAAACCCAGCCCGAAGGTGAGCAGTGGATACCCGTGGTGAAGCTCTCTGACGAAAGAGGTAAATATACAGGCCAGCCAGAAATGATAGACCTGGCGAAAAAGCTGCTGCAGATTGAGTAG